From Antennarius striatus isolate MH-2024 chromosome 14, ASM4005453v1, whole genome shotgun sequence, the proteins below share one genomic window:
- the myclb gene encoding protein L-Myc-1b encodes MPGISSTAPRYENWDMDHLDHYQHYFYDDPDEDFFKSTAPSEDIWKKFELVPTPPMSPIRAVEGSGRVGLLCPSLGDKLEWVSQFLGQEDEQQQQQDLPCKLTTASDSFGNLSSIIIQDCMWSGFSAGQQLERVVGERCSSCPGTGAAAKAAGGSVAPAPARAQTTPTDTSALSGLASDFVDPAAVLTFPSTGGCKKQVSSGSESHTDSSDDEKDEDEEEIDVVTVEHKQRRKPRRLVNTRKPVTITVRADTLDPGMKRFHISIHQQQHNYAAPSPDTLPPSAEPPRKRVRQEASAQPQENSHYHQPRPGHAPLNLDSRRSHVTAAGVRSESPNFSASSPTSSTSPSSPPSSSSSSSCSPPQSFASKGHFLSHLSSPQSSDCEDTDKRKAHNFLERKRRNDLRSRFLSLRDEIPGLADCPKTPKVAILTRATEYLQQLHASERQKTQERKQLKARQLQLLQRLALLKRS; translated from the exons ATGCCGGGCATCAGCTCCACCGCGCCTCGTTATGAAAACTGGGACATGGACCACCTCGACCACTACCAACATTATTTCTACGACGACCCGGACGAGGATTTCTTCAAGTCCACTGCGCCCAGCGAGGACATATGGAAGAAATTTGAATTGGTGCCAACCCCGCCCATGTCCCCTATCCGGGCGGTGGAAGGGTCCGGCAGGGTCGGGCTGCTGTGCCCGTCTTTGGGGGACAAACTGGAGTGGGTGTCTCAGTTTTTGGGGCAGGaggatgagcagcagcagcagcaggacctGCCATGCAAGCTCACCACGGCCAGTGACTCCTTCGGGAACCTGAgctccatcatcatccaggACTGCATGTGGAGCGGCTTCTCGGCCGGGCAGCAGCTGGAGAGAGTGGTCGGGGAGCGCTGCTCCTCCTGTCCCGGGACGGGCGCCGCCGCCAAAGCTGCAGGTGGATCGGTCGCTCCGGCCCCGGCCAGAGCGCAGACCACCCCCACGGACACGTCGGCGCTCAGCGGACTGGCTTCAGACTTTGTGGATCCGGCAGCTGTGCTCACCTTTCCATCCACCGGTGGATGCAAGAAACAAGTGTCCTCCGGTTCAGAGTCTCACACCGACTCCTCAG ATGATGAAAAAGATGAAGACGAAGAGGAGATTGATGTGGTGACCGTAGAACACAAGCAGCGCCGTAAACCTCGTCGGCTGGTCAACACTCGTAAACCGGTGACTATCACCGTGCGAGCTGACACCCTCGATCCCGGGATGAAGCGTTTCCACATCTCCATCCACCAACAGCAGCACAACTACGCTGCGCCCTCCCCAGACACACTCCCACCGTCAGCGGAGCCACCGAGGAAGAGGGTACGGCAAGAGGCCTCCGCCCAACCGCAGGAGAACTCTCATTACCACCAGCCGCGGCccggccacgcccctctgaattTGGACAGCAGGCGGTCTCACGTGACCGCGGCTGGAGTTCGGTCGGAATCCCCGAACTTCAGCGCTTCCTCTCCTACCTCCTCCAcgtcaccttcatcacctccctcctcctcttcctcctcctcgtgcTCCCCTCCCCAAAGCTTTGCCTCAAAGGGCCATTTCCTCTCCCATCTCTCCAGCCCCCAGTCCTCCGACTGTGAGGATACAGACAAACGCAAGGCGCACAACTTCTTGGAGCGCAAGCGAAGGAACGACCTGCGCTCGCGCTTCCTGTCGTTGCGGGACGAGATCCCGGGCTTGGCAGACTGCCCCAAGACACCGAAGGTGGCAATCCTCACACGAGCCACTGAGTACTTGCAGCAGCTGCACGCCAGCGAGAGGCAGAAGACTCAAGAGAGGAAGCAGCTGAAGGCcagacagctgcagctgctgcagaggcTGGCACTCCTCAAACGGTCCTGA